In one window of Gossypium arboreum isolate Shixiya-1 chromosome 4, ASM2569848v2, whole genome shotgun sequence DNA:
- the LOC108459867 gene encoding UPF0481 protein At3g47200-like produces MNITNIKALDGRSDHVVCIDCPTESVASSLENMMVGNNFLPSTCCIFKTPSILYRHKEEAYIPNAFSFGPFHHGKPNLTQTEKIKSKYLQCLVARSHSPEARLKQCIDVIKEVEEEARACYAGTIGFSHDEFVKILVLDACFIVELFRKDAKLVSKDEDDPVFTMSCMLQYLFHDLILLENQIPWLVLERIFSLTASPNEAKSLVELTLQFFSNIFSSDEHSIEPHLFANQEIKHILDLLRKSLILPYSGEDSQHCLGWQPFPSATSIKEAGIEFRRVSSSSILDIRFRNGILEMPSLLIQETTETVFRNLISFEQCYPNCSPRVASYVILLSHLINTSKDLDILCGTGIIDNWLIPEDSTKFFKALYHDSYVKEFHYLRLCENVNEYCHQWQSRWNAFYKHNYLGKPWAIVSGFAVATFLILTFIQTYYIVFK; encoded by the coding sequence ATGAACATCACCAACATAAAAGCATTGGATGGAAGATCAGATCATGTTGTTTGTATCGATTGTCCTACTGAATCTGTGGCATCTTCCCTGGAAAATATGATGGTGGGTAATAATTTTCTGCCATCTACATGTTGCATCTTCAAGACACCAAGCATACTTTACAGGCACAAAGAAGAAGCATACATCCCCAATGCATTTTCATTCGGGCCCTTTCACCATGGCAAACCGAACTTGACTCAGACTGAAAAGATCAAATCCAAGTATCTGCAATGCCTTGTCGCTCGATCACATTCACCGGAAGCGAGGTTGAAGCAGTGCATTGATGTCATCAAAGAGGTCGAGGAAGAGGCTCGGGCATGTTATGCAGGTACAATCGGTTTCAGCCATGAtgaatttgtgaaaattttggtGCTTGATGCGTGCTTTATTGTTGAGCTGTTCCGCAAGGATGCTAAGTTGGTGTCCAAAGATGAGGATGACCCTGTTTTCACCATGTCATGTATGTTGCAGTACTTGTTTCATGATTTGATTTTGCTAGAAAATCAAATACCATGGCTAGTGCTTGAACGCATATTTAGCTTGACTGCTAGTCCAAATGAAGCCAAGTCTCTAGTTGAACTTACCCTTCAGTTCTTTAGTAACATTTTCTCATCTGATGAACATTCCATTGAACCTCACCTTTTTGCCAACCAGGAAATCAAACATATTCTAGACTTATTAAGGAAGTCATTGATTTTACCATACAGTGGTGAAGATAGCCAGCATTGCTTGGGGTGGCAACCCTTTCCTTCTGCCACAAGTATTAAAGAAGCCGGAATTGAGTTTCGAAGAGTTTCATCGAGTAGCATCTTGGATATAAGGTTTAGAAATGGAATCCTTGAAATGCCATCTTTGCTTATCCAAGAAACCACAGAAACCGTTTTCAGGAATCTGATTAGTTTTGAACAATGTTACCCAAATTGTAGTCCTAGAGTCGCATCTTATGTCATTCTTCTAAGTCACCTCATTAACACTTCCAAGGACTTGGACATACTTTGTGGTACCGGAATTATCGACAATTGGCTGATTCCTGAAGACTCGACCAAGTTCTTTAAGGCCTTATATCATGATTCTTATGTGAAAGAGTTCCATTATTTGAGGCTTTGTGAGAACGTGAATGAATATTGTCATCAATGGCAGTCTAGATGGAATGCTTTTTATAAGCATAACTATTTGGGTAAGCCATGGGCTATTGTTTCTGGATTTGCTGTGGCTACCTTTTTGATCCTCACCTTCATACAAACCTACTACATCGTCTTCAAATAA